In the Gloeocapsa sp. PCC 73106 genome, GTGAATTTTTTTGACGATGGGCGATCGCTTTGCAAGAATCCCCTCTGGGGGTATTGCTCAAACAATTAAAAAAGATCATAATATATCTTAATATAAGGCTTCAAATGCTATAGCTTGCAATTAACAATAGATGTCTCAATCCACCCTGAAGCCAAACAAATGGTTATTCTCCCTGTTGTTTCTGACTTCTGTCAGTTCTTCAGTAGAAGTGTTCGCTCACAGTGCTCAAATTACCTATGAAGCGACTCCAGGAATTCTTATTACAGCTACTTACGATCAAGGACAACCCATGGCTAAGGCTCAAGTAGTGGTATACGCACCCTCAGATCCCGCTACTCCCTGGTTAAAAGGCGAAACCGATGCTCAGGGTAATTTTAGCTTTATTCCGGATCCCCTGCAACCGGGGAATTGGGATATCAAAGTGCGTCAATCGGGACATGGTGCTTTAATTACTATCCCCATTAATTCAGAGAATCAGTCGGTGATTAATCAATCTATATATACTCCCATGCAAAAGCTACTGATGAGTGCTAGTATTGCGTGGGGTTTCCTGGGTACTGCTATGTTTTTTTCCCGCAAAGCTAAAAGGTAAAACAATATGCACATTCCCGACGGCTTTTTACCTTCAAGCGTTTATTTAACGGGATATGGAATCACAGGGGCTGTAACTTGGTATTGTTTACGTGAGATTCGTCGCGCTGCTATACCTACTGAAGTGGAAATTCCCAAAGCATCCCTGTTAACCGCGGCTTTTTTTGTGACTTCAGCTATTAGTTTTCCCATTCCTCCTATTAGTATCCATTTTGTGATGAATGGGCTCGTGGGTATAATTCTGGGTTACTATTCTTTTTTAGCTATTCTGGTGGGACTGTTTTTCCAAGCGGTAATGTTTGGACATGGAGGAATGGCTAGTTTAGGAATTAACGCTGTGATTATGGGTATTCCCGCTTTGATTGCTTCTTATTTTTTCCAGAAATTCAATTTTTTACCTATGCAAGTCAGAGCTTTCATTGTGGGTGCGGGTGCTTTGGCTTTATCTGCTACTATTTTTGCTTTGGTGATGATTAATTTTATTCCCGCTGATATCGACGCACAAACTGAAAGAAAGGCGATATATTTAGCTTTAGTTGGTTATGGAATTCAAGCTCTACTAGAGGGCGTTTTTACGACAATTTTGGTAAGTTTCTTAGTTAAAGTCAATCCAGAAATGTTAGTTAATAATAATGAAATTAAGTCTTGATCAATACGCTCATTTAGACTCCCTGATACATCGCTGGGAACAACGATCTAAGATTGTGGCTTTGTTTACTTTAATTATTGCTTTTGCTTGCGTTAATCGCCCTGCTTTACTCCCAATTATGTTCTTAGTCACGGCTTTACTCTTTGCTTTATCTCGTTTACCTCTATCTTTTCTGATTGAGCGTTTACGTTACCCTGGAATATTTATCATCGCTATGGTTATTTTTATTCCTTTTGTGGCGGGGGAAACGGTTATTATAGATGGGGGTTGGTTGAGCGTAAAACTGGAAGGTTGTCTAACTGTATTGTTGATTTTAACTCGCTTTGTCTGTATTTTAACCGTGAGTTTAGTGTTGTTTGGTACGGCGCCTTTTTTAACGACGATTCAATCTTTGCGTTCTCTACATCTATCGGATATTATTGTAGATATGATGTTATTATCCTATCGCTATTTGGAGGAATTTAGTGAGACTTTAATCACTATGGAAAGAGCTATGCAACTCAGAGGTTTTCAATCTAAAAACTTCAGCTGGCGCAATTTATCAATTTTAGCTCGTTTGATGGGAAGTCTTTTAGTGCGTAGTTATGAACAGTCTAAACGAGTTTACCAAGCGATGATTATTCGCGGTTATGGTTATAGAAAAATAGTACCCAATCGAGAGAAAAATGATGATATTATTAGTAGGGTGGCTTCGACAATAACCCTGGCGATCGCAGTTAGTTTGATTGTGGTAGAAATATCTGGATCGCTACTGACAGCGTCTATTTCCCTGAGGAAGTTGATACTATCATTGATTTTGAGCTTGGAGTAAATAATAAGAAAAAAGGAAAAACAATCTGATTATTCTTGTTATAGAGTCAGATTGTTTTCTCTATTGACTATTTTCTGGGTCTATCCATTAATAATCCTAACCAAAAATGCTATCAGCAGAAATATAGTTATAGGTTTGCTGGTTATCGTTTTTCATTTAGGTTTATGTGATCGCACAGATTTTTATCATACTTATAGTATATAAAAAAACAACTACCTACTCTCGGTCAGTGCCACCACTAATTAGAACTGGCGATCGCGCCCGTGAGCCATTTGCCGTCAATCAGTTTGCCAAGAGCCATGGGAGTTTCTCCTTTATAGAGTGAGTGGATAAGTTTGCAAATAGGCAATTATAATGAGAGTAAAAAGATTAGTGCTTGTACAAAGAAAGCAAATGACTTATGGCTAATGAAGTTGAACTACTTGAACACTGGCGAGAACTCACACCAGAAAAACAACAAAAAGTTTTAGAATTTGTTGAACTACTGAAATCTGAGTCAGAAACACCCCCTGTAAAATCCGATTTTGTACCACAAACCCCCTTGGGTAAAAAATTATGGGAAATCCGACAACGAGCAATCTCTACTGGATTGAAACTGCTTAACGAAGACGAAATTGAACTTGAACTTGCTGCACGTCGAGGTGGATACCTTGAGTCTTAAAAAGACGTATATAGACTCTGGTGTACTGATCAGTGCTTTCCAGGGCACTCAGTCAGTCAGTATCAGAGCCAATCAAATTCTTAACGATGGAAATCGAAAGTTTGCATCAAGTCGATTTGTTCAGTTAGAAGTTTTACCTAAAGCGATTTTTAACAAGCAAGAAAATGAAGCCGAATTTTATGAAACATTTTTTAGTGCTGTTGTACACTGGGCAACAGAAATAGAGCAAATTATCCAAGACGCTTATCGAATCGCCTGCTTTTACGGTTTAGCTGCAATGGATGCAATTCATGTGGCGGCTGCTCTACAAACTAAAGCCGATCAATTAATCACTACTGAAAAGCCAACCAAACCACCAAACCCATACACAGAGTCAGAGAAATACAAATTATTTCAATATAAAGTTAGATCTAATAATTAAATCTGGGAAATGCCTAAAGATAAATTAGCTTTGAGTTTGAATAATTTGGAGTATCAATATCTAAATCAACAGACGATTATTAAAAGGGTTAATTTACAAATTACCTCAGGAGAAAGAATAGGTATAATTGGACCCAATGGAGCGGGAAAAACTACTTTATTTCTATTAATGTGTGGAATACTATCGCCTACTCAGGGAGAAGTTTGGTTATTTAATCAGAAAATTAACCCGGGAAAGTTTTATCCAGATATCGGTTTAGTCTTTCAAAATCCCGATGATCAATTATTTTGTAGTACTGTAAGAGAAGATGTAGCGTTTGGTCCAGAAAATATGGGATTAACCCCAGAAGAAATTGAAACAAGGGTAGAAAGAGCGCTAAATTTGACGGGAATGCTGCATTTAAAAGACCGCGTTCCTCATCAATTATCGGGTGGAGAAAAGTGTATGATAGCGATCGCCTCGGTTTTAGCGATGGAACCTAAATTGGTACTCTACGACGAACCTAGTGCTAATCTAGATTTACGCGCGCGTCGTCGTTTGATTGAATTTTTGCAGTCAGCGCAACAGACTTATTTGATAGCTTCCCACGATTTAGAGTTGATTTTGGATGTGTGCGATCGCGTTATTTTACTTCATCGGGGTGAAGTCGTCGCTGACGGAATTCCCTCAATAATTATGGGAAATCAGTCTTTAATGGAAACCCATGCGTTGGAAGTTCCCTACTCCCTCTCAGAGGGAAAATAAACTCAACTGTTGAATATCTTTTTGCTGCAGTAATTTATTTCCCGTGGTGATTAGCGTTTTGATTGTTCCCGACTTAAGATGTTTACCGCGCTTTTGTTTATTGAGAATTAAGGGTTCTTCTGGTGACAATTCAGTTAGATTGACTCCCATTTTTTGCCAAACTTTCCCAGAAATGACTACATTTTGTTGATTTGGCGCTAAAATCAACAATTCTTTCCCCTGTTGGAGTAGATTTCTAACCTCTAATTGACTAATTTCTTCCGCATTAAAGCCTAAATATTTGAACAGCATCACTAAGCGAATGCGTAAATCGGTAATCTGAAAAATCCCCTCATCGATAACAGTCCCAGGTTGAGCCGTTTGGGTTAAGTTATAGAGGAATTTGAACATTTCTTGATAAGTATCTTGTCCTATACCCGAGATATTTTTGAAATCTCTGAAGCGACGAAGAGGTAGAGATTTAGTGATCTTTTCCATCACAGGGTAAGATAAAGGGAATTTCTCCACCCAGAGCTCTGTCTGAGTGAGGAGATCGAGCATTTGTTTTTCTACTCCTTGAGCGGTAGTTTCGTTGTCGAGACAGATATATACGGTGAGCTGGGGTAGATTACTTAGATATTTTTCCATCAATAGCTTAACTTGAGACCAGTTTAACCCACCGCGATCGCAACCTAAGCGAGGAAAAGCTATAGATGTTATCCCCCACTCCTGATATTTAGCAGCAAAATCTTGTAATCCTGTTTCGATCCACTCTAATTGAGAGGGATATTTCCAGTGATTTTTAGTGGGAAAATTAATAATATGAGGTTCGTCGTCATTGCGATAGAAGTTAACTTTGCCAACAGTAATTCCTTTCTTACGACATTGCGATACATATTCAGCGTACATTTGAGGAAAACGCAATTTAAACTCTAAAGCTAACCCCGCACCCATGACACCCACACAATTAACGGTGTTGACGATGGTTTGAGCATTGAGGTTAAACACAGTAGTTTGTCTATATTCAAGCATGGGGTTAAAAATAGAGATTTCTATTAACTTCTATCCTTAAATGATCCTGTCTTAGCTTCTTGATGTCAGCCACCATTTCATCAGAGTAACAGAAAACACTAAGAATGTTGCGTACAGCTATCTGGGGGTAGACCAAAACTTCAGCGCATTTAATTCTTTTCCCATCGGGTTGATCATACCAAATAGATTGGCGAATTATCTTCCAGTTTAAGCGCGATAGACTCGACAAATCTTTATAGAATACTGTATTACTACAAGCCGCGTTACCATCGCTAAAAACGCTATGGGGTTGAAGTAAAACCAGAGGATCAATACCCAAGATAGCGATTTGGGATTGCAGATTTTTACGCACAAACAGCATCGGATTTCTCGGATTAAAGTAAAGGGGAACGTATCCATGTAGGGGAATTCCCCGTACTATTTTGCAACTGCGGCGCTTTTGTACCTCTTGATCCGAGATATCAGTATAAGTTAAATTTTGAGAACAAGTCTGTTGACGAGAGAGAAGACCCCTGAGTAGGATTGAACCCAAATTATCCACATAAGTCATGTGGTAGAGGTAATCAATCTCATATTCAGCAAGTAATTCCTCGATTTGTTTCAACTTTGTTATGACTTCGTAGTGTTGGTTTCTAGATTATTGATTCTCTCTTCTAAACTCTTGATAGTATTTCTAAGGCTTAACCGATTAAAATTACTCATCCAGACTACCACAGTAGCGATAGTCGAACCTGTAATTACCGTCAAGGGTAAAATTAGACCACTTTTAGTCATTGAGACTAGTGGAATACAAATAGCTAGCATTCCCGTCGCAAAAGCCCAGATAATCGCAGTCATTCCAATTAGTGCACCATTGCCCATGGATTGATTATTCATATTATAGTTTGATAGTAACAACAGCAGATAATTACAGTTTATGACCGAAGTCATTTGGAAACAACCTCAAGTTATCCAATGGAGTCAATGCTTATTGAATAGCTATGAGAAGTATTTGGGAAAAGAACTTATAGTTAGAAATGGTGACCCAGTAGCAGAGGCTGAATTTCTATTTTACGCTCCCTTTGTCCTAGTTTCCCACAATAGCGACACCGATCCCATTCTCAATTATGGTAATCAAGTCGCTTTAGAGCTATGGGAGATGGATTGGGAAGAATTTACACAAACACCCTCTAGATATACCGCTGAACCCGTTAATCAGGAAGAAAGACAAAGAATGCTCTCTCTAGCTACTCAACAAGGCTTTATCGACAATTTCCAAGGGGTGAGAATTTCTCGCACTGGTAAACGTTTTGTTCTGGAAAAGGCGATTATTTGGAATATCGTTGATACTGAGGGTCAAGCTTGTGGTCAAGCGGCTACTTTCTCTGATTGGAAAATGTTATTTTCTTAAGAATACCGCGCTCAAACTAATTAGGTATCACTCAAGAGCAAGAGCTACTTTTACGCACATACGAACACCCTTCCAGTCACGTTCTGATAGATGCCCGATATCAACCAAGTTAGCGGAAGGGGGTAGGGTAACGATGAAACTGCGAAAAACAGAGGCAACCCGTAAGCCTGCCGCCGCCCAATCTTGAAGTTCGTAGTCACTTACGCCAAGTCCGCTCGTTCGAGTAGCAATGAGTCCAACAATCGTATCGGGGCGAGTTGCATGATAAGCTGCGGACGACAACACCACAGCAGGACGACGCTTGATAGCTGTGACACCAGGAAAATCAACCGTAACTATATCACCGGGCTTGAATGGCACTAAACCATCTCCTCCTCATCGGGAAAGAGACAGTCTTATTGATTGTGCTTTGTGTGAGTTCGCTATAAACTGCTATGGGGATGATAATTTCACCATACAGCAGGTGCAATAAATCGAGTTGATTGATCGCTGCGAGGTTTGTGATGGGGGAGGTATCGCTGATAACGATCACAAAACTCCTAATGACCGCAAATTTTCAATGTCTTGCTCTAAGTCTTCGACATCGTAATTAATGTATAAGTCCCGTTTGGCTAGTTCATGCTGGAATTCTAAAACACTTAAACCTAACCAAGAGCGCACCTTACCGCTACTTATTTTGTTTCGTTTATAAAGCATTAGGGCTATTTCTAGCTGTAACTCGGCTTCGCTCATTTGAGTCGCTTGTACAATATCATCGGGGATAGTAACATTCATGGGGTTTCTTCTGTATTTTAAGGTTAAGAGCAGCAAGATTTGAGCTCATTAAAGCTTTTGGAGAAATGGAGAATAGGGGATTCGAACCCCTGACCTCTGCGGTG is a window encoding:
- a CDS encoding macro domain-containing protein, whose protein sequence is MLEYRQTTVFNLNAQTIVNTVNCVGVMGAGLALEFKLRFPQMYAEYVSQCRKKGITVGKVNFYRNDDEPHIINFPTKNHWKYPSQLEWIETGLQDFAAKYQEWGITSIAFPRLGCDRGGLNWSQVKLLMEKYLSNLPQLTVYICLDNETTAQGVEKQMLDLLTQTELWVEKFPLSYPVMEKITKSLPLRRFRDFKNISGIGQDTYQEMFKFLYNLTQTAQPGTVIDEGIFQITDLRIRLVMLFKYLGFNAEEISQLEVRNLLQQGKELLILAPNQQNVVISGKVWQKMGVNLTELSPEEPLILNKQKRGKHLKSGTIKTLITTGNKLLQQKDIQQLSLFSL
- a CDS encoding PIN domain-containing protein, with protein sequence MDTLSLKKTYIDSGVLISAFQGTQSVSIRANQILNDGNRKFASSRFVQLEVLPKAIFNKQENEAEFYETFFSAVVHWATEIEQIIQDAYRIACFYGLAAMDAIHVAAALQTKADQLITTEKPTKPPNPYTESEKYKLFQYKVRSNN
- a CDS encoding MEKHLA domain-containing protein, yielding MTEVIWKQPQVIQWSQCLLNSYEKYLGKELIVRNGDPVAEAEFLFYAPFVLVSHNSDTDPILNYGNQVALELWEMDWEEFTQTPSRYTAEPVNQEERQRMLSLATQQGFIDNFQGVRISRTGKRFVLEKAIIWNIVDTEGQACGQAATFSDWKMLFS
- a CDS encoding carboxypeptidase-like regulatory domain-containing protein, with protein sequence MSQSTLKPNKWLFSLLFLTSVSSSVEVFAHSAQITYEATPGILITATYDQGQPMAKAQVVVYAPSDPATPWLKGETDAQGNFSFIPDPLQPGNWDIKVRQSGHGALITIPINSENQSVINQSIYTPMQKLLMSASIAWGFLGTAMFFSRKAKR
- a CDS encoding UPF0175 family protein: MNVTIPDDIVQATQMSEAELQLEIALMLYKRNKISSGKVRSWLGLSVLEFQHELAKRDLYINYDVEDLEQDIENLRSLGVL
- the cbiQ gene encoding cobalt ECF transporter T component CbiQ, which gives rise to MKLSLDQYAHLDSLIHRWEQRSKIVALFTLIIAFACVNRPALLPIMFLVTALLFALSRLPLSFLIERLRYPGIFIIAMVIFIPFVAGETVIIDGGWLSVKLEGCLTVLLILTRFVCILTVSLVLFGTAPFLTTIQSLRSLHLSDIIVDMMLLSYRYLEEFSETLITMERAMQLRGFQSKNFSWRNLSILARLMGSLLVRSYEQSKRVYQAMIIRGYGYRKIVPNREKNDDIISRVASTITLAIAVSLIVVEISGSLLTASISLRKLILSLILSLE
- a CDS encoding energy-coupling factor ABC transporter ATP-binding protein codes for the protein MPKDKLALSLNNLEYQYLNQQTIIKRVNLQITSGERIGIIGPNGAGKTTLFLLMCGILSPTQGEVWLFNQKINPGKFYPDIGLVFQNPDDQLFCSTVREDVAFGPENMGLTPEEIETRVERALNLTGMLHLKDRVPHQLSGGEKCMIAIASVLAMEPKLVLYDEPSANLDLRARRRLIEFLQSAQQTYLIASHDLELILDVCDRVILLHRGEVVADGIPSIIMGNQSLMETHALEVPYSLSEGK
- a CDS encoding DUF4433 domain-containing protein; protein product: MKQIEELLAEYEIDYLYHMTYVDNLGSILLRGLLSRQQTCSQNLTYTDISDQEVQKRRSCKIVRGIPLHGYVPLYFNPRNPMLFVRKNLQSQIAILGIDPLVLLQPHSVFSDGNAACSNTVFYKDLSSLSRLNWKIIRQSIWYDQPDGKRIKCAEVLVYPQIAVRNILSVFCYSDEMVADIKKLRQDHLRIEVNRNLYF
- the cbiM gene encoding cobalt transporter CbiM, coding for MHIPDGFLPSSVYLTGYGITGAVTWYCLREIRRAAIPTEVEIPKASLLTAAFFVTSAISFPIPPISIHFVMNGLVGIILGYYSFLAILVGLFFQAVMFGHGGMASLGINAVIMGIPALIASYFFQKFNFLPMQVRAFIVGAGALALSATIFALVMINFIPADIDAQTERKAIYLALVGYGIQALLEGVFTTILVSFLVKVNPEMLVNNNEIKS
- a CDS encoding type II toxin-antitoxin system PemK/MazF family toxin; the protein is MPFKPGDIVTVDFPGVTAIKRRPAVVLSSAAYHATRPDTIVGLIATRTSGLGVSDYELQDWAAAGLRVASVFRSFIVTLPPSANLVDIGHLSERDWKGVRMCVKVALALE